In a single window of the Candidatus Eisenbacteria bacterium genome:
- a CDS encoding helix-hairpin-helix domain-containing protein, with translation MFRSAKFPTLSALAVGMILPIAAYAVQGTTAPPSATPATKAALHHTATPVKAMNASKAHATHAKRPAPVDINTASKEELMALPGVTDEIAQKILDARPFKSRAELLSKKILTRAEYSKLRGRVIAKQEAKTSEAKPMESTPGSKAPEATPETK, from the coding sequence ATGTTCCGCTCTGCCAAGTTTCCCACGCTCTCCGCACTCGCGGTCGGGATGATCCTTCCGATCGCCGCGTATGCCGTTCAGGGGACGACCGCGCCCCCGTCGGCCACTCCGGCTACCAAGGCCGCGTTGCACCACACGGCGACGCCGGTCAAGGCGATGAACGCGAGCAAGGCGCACGCGACGCATGCCAAGCGTCCGGCGCCTGTCGACATCAACACGGCGAGCAAGGAAGAGCTGATGGCGCTCCCGGGCGTCACCGATGAGATCGCGCAAAAGATCCTCGACGCCCGTCCCTTCAAATCGAGGGCCGAGCTCCTGAGCAAGAAGATCCTCACGCGCGCCGAGTACTCGAAGCTGCGCGGCCGCGTGATCGCAAAGCAGGAGGCGAAGACGTCCGAGGCCAAGCCGATGGAATCCACGCCGGGATCCAAGGCTCCCGAGGCGACACCCGAAACGAAGTAG